One Tursiops truncatus isolate mTurTru1 chromosome 3, mTurTru1.mat.Y, whole genome shotgun sequence DNA segment encodes these proteins:
- the PLIN4 gene encoding perilipin-4 isoform X2, translating into MSAQDEGGRDPPKPKGKTLGSFFGSLPGFSSAQNPVAHAHSSAREARPVAHPTGAPAAETAQPQAEVATDPEQTTRDVEKTLPLSDRVSSRTNDLVWSKMTRTKDAFSCGVANIVDTAKGVVQGGLGMTQSTLTGTKDAVSTGLTGAVNMAKGTVQMGMDTTKTVLTGTKDAVSSGLTGAMGVAKGTVQMGVDTTRTVLTGTKDAVSSGLTGSVNMAKGTVQTGMDTTKTVLTGTKDAVSTGLTGAMGVAKGTVQMGVDTTKTVLTGTKDAVSTGLTGAVNMAKGTVQTGMDTTKTVLTGTKDAMSTGLTGAMGVAKGTVQMGVDTTKTVLTGTKDAVSTGLTGAVNMAKGTVQTGMDTTKTVLTGTKDAVSTGLTGAMGVAKGAVQTGVDTTKTVLTGTKDAMSAGLTGAVNMAKGTVQTGMDTTKTVLTGTKDAVSTGLTGAVNMAKGTVQTGVDTTKTVLTGTKDAMSAGLHGAMGVAKGTVQMSVDTTKTILTGTKDAVSTGLTGAVNMAKGTVQTGMDTTKTVLTGTKDAMSAGLTGAMGVAKGTVQIGVDTTKTVLTGTKDAVSTGLTGAVNMAKGTVQTGVDTTKTVLTGTKDAMSAGLTGAMGVAKGTVQMGVDTTKTVLTGTKDAVSSGLTGAVNMAKGTVQTGMDTTKTVLTGTKDAMSAGLTGAMGVAKGSVQMGVDTTKTVLTGTKDAMSAGLTGAMGVAKGTVQMGVDTTKTVLTGTKDAMSAGLTGAMGVAKGTVQMGVDTTKTVLTGTKDAMSAGLTGAMGVAKGTVQMGVDTTKTVLTGTKDAMSAGLTGAMGVAKGTVQTGVDTTKTVLTGTKDAMSAGLHGAMGVAKGTVQMGVDTTKTVLTGTKDAMSAGLHGVMGVAKGTVQTSMDTTKTILTGTKDAMSAGLTGAMGVAKGTVQMGVDTTKTVLTGTKDAMSTGLTGAMGVAKGTVQMGVDTTKTVLTGTKDAMSTGLTGAMGVAKGTVQTGVDTTKTVLTGTKDAVSTGLTGAVNMAKGTVQMGMDTTKTVLTGTKNAMSTGLTGAMGVAKGTVQTGVDTTKTVLTGTKDAMSAGLTGAMGMAKGAVQTGMDTTKTVLTGTKDAVSTGLTGAVNMAKGTVQTGMDTTKTVLTGTKDAVSAGLTGAMGVAKGAVQTGVDTTNTVLTGTKDAVSTGLTGAVNVATGALQTGLNTTTNVSAGTRNTISSGMAGAVNVANAAAQWGLDTSKAVLTGTKDAVSTGLTRVGNVARGGVQTGLGTIQNWLPVSQDAASGGLATSGAPDEGEQTILNPHEAQSCGVSRPPDTLCARLDLAGKATTNTKGLVSAEVTFTPEAALGKKDDVGPGATTCSQEGARGFATLRHTLEELGEIFQPMSAEEQAQLAASQPRLREAMADQSSYFVRLGDLDPSFRQRAFEHALSHLQQGQFQALDVLAQLEDAFWLIEKAQQAPDRQPWPDQDLSSQAGAQEVPAAGALSRVCSLVQQLHVAYSSLASGLQGLPAELRWQLRQARHSLCELHSVVSSAASVAELPAERLAQSRQGVRQAWQGLEQLLETVQHSPPLSWLVGPFTLHPSGQQL; encoded by the exons ACCCTGGGCAGCTTCTTTGGGTCCCTGCCTGGCTTCAGTTCTGCCCAGAACCCGGTGGCCCACGCCCACAGCTCAGCGAGAGAGGCCCGGCCAGTCGCCCATCCCACAGGTGCTCCAGCCGCCGAGACTGCCCAGCCCCAGGCTGAGG TGGCCACCGACCCGGAGCAGACGACCAGGGACGTTGAGAAGACGCTGCCGCTTTCAGACAGG GTCAGCTCCAGGACAAACGACCTAGTGTGGTCCAAGATGACCAGGACCAAGGATGCGTTCTCGTGTGGGGTGGCCAACATCGTGGACACAGCTAAAGGCGTGGTCCAAGGAGGCCTGGGCATGACCCAGTCCACACTCACAGGCACCAAGGATGCAGTGTCCACTGGACTCACTGGGGCAGTGAACATGGCCAAGGGCACCGTCCAGATGGGCATGGACACCACCAAGACTGTCCTGACAGGCACCAAAGATGCAGTGTCCAGTGGGCTCACTGGAGCAATGGGTGTGGCCAAAGGAACCGTCCAGATGGGTGTGGACACCACCAGGACCGTCCTCACAGGCACGAAAGATGCAGTGTCCAGTGGGCTCACTGGGTCAGTGAACATGGCCAAGGGCACCGTCCAAACTGGCATGGACACCACCAAGACCGTCCTGACAGGCACCAAAGATGCAGTGTCCACTGGGCTCACTGGAGCAATGGGCGTGGCCAAAGGAACCGTCCAGATGGGCGTGGACACCACCAAGACCGTCCTGACAGGCACCAAAGATGCAGTGTCCACTGGGCTCACTGGGGCAGTGAACATGGCCAAGGGCACCGTCCAAACTGGCATGGACACCACCAAGACCGTCCTGACAGGCACCAAAGATGCAATGTCCACTGGGCTCACTGGGGCAATGGGCGTGGCCAAAGGAACCGTCCAGATGGGCGTGGACACCACCAAGACCGTCCTGACAGGTACCAAAGATGCAGTGTCTACTGGGCTCACTGGGGCAGTGAACATGGCCAAGGGCACTGTCCAGACCGGCATGGACACCACCAAGACCGTCCTAACAGGCACCAAAGATGCAGTGTCCACTGGGCTCACTGGAGCAATGGGTGTGGCCAAGGGAGCCGTCCAGACGGGCGTGGACACCACCAAGACTGTCCTCACAGGCACCAAAGATGCAATGTCCGCTGGCCTCACTGGGGCAGTGAACATGGCCAAGGGCACTGTCCAAACTGGCATGGATACCACCAAGACCGTCCTGACAGGCACCAAAGATGCAGTGTCCACTGGGCTCACTGGGGCAGTGAACATGGCCAAGGGCACCGTCCAGACGGGTGTGGACACCACCAAGACTGTCCTCACAGGCACCAAAGATGCAATGTCCGCTGGACTCCATGGGGCAATGGGTGTGGCCAAAGGAACCGTCCAGATGAGCGTGGACACCACCAAGACCATCCTGACAGGCACCAAAGATGCAGTGTCCACTGGGCTCACTGGGGCAGTGAACATGGCCAAGGGCACCGTCCAAACTGGCATGGACACCACCAAGACCGTCCTCACAGGGACCAAAGATGCAATGTCCGCTGGACTCACTGGAGCAATGGGTGTGGCCAAAGGAACCGTCCAGATAGGCGTGGACACCACCAAGACCGTCCTGACAGGCACCAAAGATGCAGTGTCCACTGGGCTCACTGGGGCAGTGAACATGGCCAAGGGCACCGTCCAGACGGGCGTGGACACCACCAAGACCGTCCTCACAGGCACCAAAGATGCAATGTCCGCTGGACTCACTGGGGCAATGGGCGTGGCCAAAGGAACCGTCCAGATGGGCGTGGACACCACCAAGACCGTCCTGACAGGCACCAAAGATGCAGTGTCCAGTGGGCTCACTGGGGCAGTGAACATGGCCAAGGGCACCGTCCAAACTGGCATGGACACCACCAAGACCGTCCTCACAGGGACCAAAGATGCAATGTCCGCTGGCCTCACTGGAGCAATGGGTGTGGCCAAAGGATCTGTCCAGATGGGCGTGGACACCACCAAGACCGTCCTGACAGGCACCAAAGATGCAATGTCCGCTGGACTCACTGGAGCAATGGGTGTGGCCAAAGGAACCGTCCAGATGGGCGTGGACACCACCAAGACTGTCCTGACAGGCACCAAAGATGCAATGTCCGCTGGACTCACTGGAGCAATGGGTGTGGCCAAAGGAACCGTCCAGATGGGCGTGGACACCACCAAGACTGTCCTGACAGGCACCAAAGATGCAATGTCCGCTGGACTCACTGGAGCAATGGGTGTGGCCAAAGGAACCGTCCAGATGGGCGTGGACACCACCAAGACTGTCCTGACAGGCACCAAAGATGCAATGTCCGCTGGCCTCACTGGCGCAATGGGCGTGGCCAAAGGAACCGTCCAGACCGGCGTCGACACCACCAAGACTGTCCTGACAGGCACCAAAGATGCAATGTCCGCTGGACTCCATGGGGCAATGGGTGTGGCCAAAGGAACCGTCCAGATGGGCGTGGACACCACCAAGACTGTCCTGACAGGCACCAAAGATGCAATGTCCGCTGGACTCCATGGGGTAATGGGTGTGGCCAAAGGAACTGTCCAAACTAGCATGGACACCACCAAGACCATCCTCACAGGGACCAAAGATGCAATGTCCGCTGGCCTCACTGGAGCAATGGGTGTGGCCAAAGGAACCGTCCAGATGGGCGTGGACACCACCAAGACCGTCCTGACAGGTACCAAAGATGCAATGTCCACTGGCCTCACTGGCGCAATGGGCGTGGCCAAAGGAACCGTCCAGATGGGCGTGGACACCACCAAGACCGTCCTGACAGGTACCAAAGATGCAATGTCCACTGGCCTCACTGGCGCAATGGGCGTGGCCAAAGGAACCGTCCAGACCGGCGTCGACACCACCAAGACTGTCCTGACAGGCACCAAAGATGCAGTGTCCACTGGGCTCACTGGGGCAGTGAACATGGCCAAGGGCACCGTCCAGATGGGCATGGACACCACCAAGACCGTCCTGACAGGCACCAAAAATGCAATGTCCACTGGCCTCACTGGTGCAATGGGCGTGGCCAAAGGAACCGTCCAGACCGGTGTCGACACCACCAAGACTGTCCTGACAGGCACCAAAGATGCAATGTCCGCTGGCCTCACTGGAGCAATGGGCATGGCCAAGGGGGCCGTCCAGACGGGCATGGACACCACCAAGACTGTCCTCACAGGCACCAAAGATGCAGTGTCCACTGGGCTCACTGGGGCAGTGAACATGGCCAAGGGCACCGTCCAAACTGGCATGGACACCACCAAGACCGTCCTGACAGGCACCAAAGATGCAGTGTCCGCTGGCCTCACTGGAGCAATGGGCGTGGCCAAGGGGGCCGTCCAGACTGGCGTGGACACCACCAATACCGTCCTGACAGGCACCAAAGATGCAGTGTCCACAGGGCTCACTGGGGCAGTGAATGTGGCTACAGGGGCTTTGCAAACTGGGCTGAATACAACCACAAATGTTTCAGCTGGCACAAGGAACACCATCTCCAGTGGCATGGCTGGTGCCGTGAACGTGGCCAATGCTGCTGCCCAGTGGGGTCTGGACACCTCGAAGGCTGTCCTCACCGGCACCAAAGACGCCGTGTCCACTGGGCTCACCAGGGTAGGGAACGTGGCCCGAGGAGGTGTGCAGACTGGTCTCGGAACCATCCAGAACTGGTTACCTGTTTCCCAGGATGCTGCCTCTGGTGGACTCGCCACTTCCGGAGCCCCAGATGAAGGAGAACAAACCATCCTGAACCCTCATGAGGCTCAGTCCTGTGGGGTCTCCAGGCCCCCGGACACTCTGTGTGCACGCCTGGACCTTGCTGGGAAAGCCACCACTAATACCAAGGGCCTCGTGTCAGCTGAGGTGACTTTCACCCCAGAGGCCGCCCTGGGCAAGAAGGATGATGTAGGGCCTGGGGCCACCACTTGCAGCCAGGAAGGAGCCCGGGGCTTTGCAACACTCCGGCACACACTGGAGGAGCTGGGGGAGATCTTCCAGCCCATGAGCGCCGAGGAGCAAG CTCAGCTGGCTGCCTCCCAGCCCCGGCTGAGGGAGGCCATGGCCGACCAAAGCAGCTACTTCGTGCGTCTGGGCGACTTGGACCCCAGCTTCCGCCAGCGGGCTTTCGAGCACGCCTTGAGCCACCTGCAGCAAGGCCAGTTCCAGGCCCTGGACGTGCTGGCCCAGCTCGAGGACGCCTTCTGGCTG
- the PLIN4 gene encoding perilipin-4 isoform X4, producing the protein MSAQDEGGRDPPKPKGKTLGSFFGSLPGFSSAQNPVAHAHSSAREARPVAHPTGAPAAETAQPQAEVATDPEQTTRDVEKTLPLSDRVSSRTNDLVWSKMTRTKDAFSCGVANIVDTAKGVVQGGLGMTQSTLTGTKDAVSTGLTGAVNMAKGTVQMGMDTTKTVLTGTKDAVSSGLTGAMGVAKGTVQMGVDTTRTVLTGTKDAVSSGLTGSVNMAKGTVQTGMDTTKTVLTGTKDAVSTGLTGAMGVAKGTVQMGVDTTKTVLTGTKDAVSTGLTGAVNMAKGTVQTGMDTTKTVLTGTKDAMSTGLTGAMGVAKGTVQMGVDTTKTVLTGTKDAVSTGLTGAVNMAKGTVQTGMDTTKTVLTGTKDAVSTGLTGAMGVAKGAVQTGVDTTKTVLTGTKDAMSAGLTGAVNMAKGTVQTGMDTTKTVLTGTKDAVSTGLTGAVNMAKGTVQTGVDTTKTVLTGTKDAMSAGLHGAMGVAKGTVQMSVDTTKTILTGTKDAVSTGLTGAVNMAKGTVQTGMDTTKTVLTGTKDAMSAGLTGAMGVAKGTVQIGVDTTKTVLTGTKDAVSTGLTGAVNMAKGTVQTGVDTTKTVLTGTKDAMSAGLTGAMGVAKGTVQMGVDTTKTVLTGTKDAVSSGLTGAVNMAKGTVQTGMDTTKTVLTGTKDAMSAGLTGAMGVAKGSVQMGVDTTKTVLTGTKDAMSAGLTGAMGVAKGTVQMGVDTTKTVLTGTKDAMSAGLTGAMGVAKGTVQMGVDTTKTVLTGTKDAMSAGLTGAMGVAKGTVQMGVDTTKTVLTGTKDAMSAGLTGAMGVAKGTVQTGVDTTKTVLTGTKDAMSAGLHGAMGVAKGTVQMGVDTTKTVLTGTKDAMSAGLHGVMGVAKGTVQTSMDTTKTILTGTKDAMSAGLTGAMGVAKGTVQMGVDTTKTVLTGTKDAMSTGLTGAMGVAKGTVQMGVDTTKTVLTGTKDAMSTGLTGAMGVAKGTVQTGVDTTKTVLTGTKDAVSTGLTGAVNMAKGTVQMGMDTTKTVLTGTKNAMSTGLTGAMGVAKGTVQTGVDTTKTVLTGTKDAMSAGLTGAMGMAKGAVQTGMDTTKTVLTGTKDAVSTGLTGAVNMAKGTVQTGMDTTKTVLTGTKDAVSAGLTGAMGVAKGAVQTGVDTTNTVLTGTKDAVSTGLTGAVNVATGALQTGLNTTTNVSAGTRNTISSGMAGAVNVANAAAQWGLDTSKAVLTGTKDAVSTGLTRVGNVARGGVQTGLGTIQNWLPVSQDAASGGLATSGAPDEGEQTILNPHEAQSCGVSRPPDTLCARLDLAGKATTNTKGLVSAEVTFTPEAALGKKDDVGPGATTCSQEGARGFATLRHTLEELGEIFQPMSAEEQAQLAASQPRLREAMADQSSYFVRLGDLDPSFRQRAFEHALSHLQQGQFQALDVLAQLEDAFWLVPAAGALSRVCSLVQQLHVAYSSLASGLQGLPAELRWQLRQARHSLCELHSVVSSAASVAELPAERLAQSRQGVRQAWQGLEQLLETVQHSPPLSWLVGPFTLHPSGQQL; encoded by the exons ACCCTGGGCAGCTTCTTTGGGTCCCTGCCTGGCTTCAGTTCTGCCCAGAACCCGGTGGCCCACGCCCACAGCTCAGCGAGAGAGGCCCGGCCAGTCGCCCATCCCACAGGTGCTCCAGCCGCCGAGACTGCCCAGCCCCAGGCTGAGG TGGCCACCGACCCGGAGCAGACGACCAGGGACGTTGAGAAGACGCTGCCGCTTTCAGACAGG GTCAGCTCCAGGACAAACGACCTAGTGTGGTCCAAGATGACCAGGACCAAGGATGCGTTCTCGTGTGGGGTGGCCAACATCGTGGACACAGCTAAAGGCGTGGTCCAAGGAGGCCTGGGCATGACCCAGTCCACACTCACAGGCACCAAGGATGCAGTGTCCACTGGACTCACTGGGGCAGTGAACATGGCCAAGGGCACCGTCCAGATGGGCATGGACACCACCAAGACTGTCCTGACAGGCACCAAAGATGCAGTGTCCAGTGGGCTCACTGGAGCAATGGGTGTGGCCAAAGGAACCGTCCAGATGGGTGTGGACACCACCAGGACCGTCCTCACAGGCACGAAAGATGCAGTGTCCAGTGGGCTCACTGGGTCAGTGAACATGGCCAAGGGCACCGTCCAAACTGGCATGGACACCACCAAGACCGTCCTGACAGGCACCAAAGATGCAGTGTCCACTGGGCTCACTGGAGCAATGGGCGTGGCCAAAGGAACCGTCCAGATGGGCGTGGACACCACCAAGACCGTCCTGACAGGCACCAAAGATGCAGTGTCCACTGGGCTCACTGGGGCAGTGAACATGGCCAAGGGCACCGTCCAAACTGGCATGGACACCACCAAGACCGTCCTGACAGGCACCAAAGATGCAATGTCCACTGGGCTCACTGGGGCAATGGGCGTGGCCAAAGGAACCGTCCAGATGGGCGTGGACACCACCAAGACCGTCCTGACAGGTACCAAAGATGCAGTGTCTACTGGGCTCACTGGGGCAGTGAACATGGCCAAGGGCACTGTCCAGACCGGCATGGACACCACCAAGACCGTCCTAACAGGCACCAAAGATGCAGTGTCCACTGGGCTCACTGGAGCAATGGGTGTGGCCAAGGGAGCCGTCCAGACGGGCGTGGACACCACCAAGACTGTCCTCACAGGCACCAAAGATGCAATGTCCGCTGGCCTCACTGGGGCAGTGAACATGGCCAAGGGCACTGTCCAAACTGGCATGGATACCACCAAGACCGTCCTGACAGGCACCAAAGATGCAGTGTCCACTGGGCTCACTGGGGCAGTGAACATGGCCAAGGGCACCGTCCAGACGGGTGTGGACACCACCAAGACTGTCCTCACAGGCACCAAAGATGCAATGTCCGCTGGACTCCATGGGGCAATGGGTGTGGCCAAAGGAACCGTCCAGATGAGCGTGGACACCACCAAGACCATCCTGACAGGCACCAAAGATGCAGTGTCCACTGGGCTCACTGGGGCAGTGAACATGGCCAAGGGCACCGTCCAAACTGGCATGGACACCACCAAGACCGTCCTCACAGGGACCAAAGATGCAATGTCCGCTGGACTCACTGGAGCAATGGGTGTGGCCAAAGGAACCGTCCAGATAGGCGTGGACACCACCAAGACCGTCCTGACAGGCACCAAAGATGCAGTGTCCACTGGGCTCACTGGGGCAGTGAACATGGCCAAGGGCACCGTCCAGACGGGCGTGGACACCACCAAGACCGTCCTCACAGGCACCAAAGATGCAATGTCCGCTGGACTCACTGGGGCAATGGGCGTGGCCAAAGGAACCGTCCAGATGGGCGTGGACACCACCAAGACCGTCCTGACAGGCACCAAAGATGCAGTGTCCAGTGGGCTCACTGGGGCAGTGAACATGGCCAAGGGCACCGTCCAAACTGGCATGGACACCACCAAGACCGTCCTCACAGGGACCAAAGATGCAATGTCCGCTGGCCTCACTGGAGCAATGGGTGTGGCCAAAGGATCTGTCCAGATGGGCGTGGACACCACCAAGACCGTCCTGACAGGCACCAAAGATGCAATGTCCGCTGGACTCACTGGAGCAATGGGTGTGGCCAAAGGAACCGTCCAGATGGGCGTGGACACCACCAAGACTGTCCTGACAGGCACCAAAGATGCAATGTCCGCTGGACTCACTGGAGCAATGGGTGTGGCCAAAGGAACCGTCCAGATGGGCGTGGACACCACCAAGACTGTCCTGACAGGCACCAAAGATGCAATGTCCGCTGGACTCACTGGAGCAATGGGTGTGGCCAAAGGAACCGTCCAGATGGGCGTGGACACCACCAAGACTGTCCTGACAGGCACCAAAGATGCAATGTCCGCTGGCCTCACTGGCGCAATGGGCGTGGCCAAAGGAACCGTCCAGACCGGCGTCGACACCACCAAGACTGTCCTGACAGGCACCAAAGATGCAATGTCCGCTGGACTCCATGGGGCAATGGGTGTGGCCAAAGGAACCGTCCAGATGGGCGTGGACACCACCAAGACTGTCCTGACAGGCACCAAAGATGCAATGTCCGCTGGACTCCATGGGGTAATGGGTGTGGCCAAAGGAACTGTCCAAACTAGCATGGACACCACCAAGACCATCCTCACAGGGACCAAAGATGCAATGTCCGCTGGCCTCACTGGAGCAATGGGTGTGGCCAAAGGAACCGTCCAGATGGGCGTGGACACCACCAAGACCGTCCTGACAGGTACCAAAGATGCAATGTCCACTGGCCTCACTGGCGCAATGGGCGTGGCCAAAGGAACCGTCCAGATGGGCGTGGACACCACCAAGACCGTCCTGACAGGTACCAAAGATGCAATGTCCACTGGCCTCACTGGCGCAATGGGCGTGGCCAAAGGAACCGTCCAGACCGGCGTCGACACCACCAAGACTGTCCTGACAGGCACCAAAGATGCAGTGTCCACTGGGCTCACTGGGGCAGTGAACATGGCCAAGGGCACCGTCCAGATGGGCATGGACACCACCAAGACCGTCCTGACAGGCACCAAAAATGCAATGTCCACTGGCCTCACTGGTGCAATGGGCGTGGCCAAAGGAACCGTCCAGACCGGTGTCGACACCACCAAGACTGTCCTGACAGGCACCAAAGATGCAATGTCCGCTGGCCTCACTGGAGCAATGGGCATGGCCAAGGGGGCCGTCCAGACGGGCATGGACACCACCAAGACTGTCCTCACAGGCACCAAAGATGCAGTGTCCACTGGGCTCACTGGGGCAGTGAACATGGCCAAGGGCACCGTCCAAACTGGCATGGACACCACCAAGACCGTCCTGACAGGCACCAAAGATGCAGTGTCCGCTGGCCTCACTGGAGCAATGGGCGTGGCCAAGGGGGCCGTCCAGACTGGCGTGGACACCACCAATACCGTCCTGACAGGCACCAAAGATGCAGTGTCCACAGGGCTCACTGGGGCAGTGAATGTGGCTACAGGGGCTTTGCAAACTGGGCTGAATACAACCACAAATGTTTCAGCTGGCACAAGGAACACCATCTCCAGTGGCATGGCTGGTGCCGTGAACGTGGCCAATGCTGCTGCCCAGTGGGGTCTGGACACCTCGAAGGCTGTCCTCACCGGCACCAAAGACGCCGTGTCCACTGGGCTCACCAGGGTAGGGAACGTGGCCCGAGGAGGTGTGCAGACTGGTCTCGGAACCATCCAGAACTGGTTACCTGTTTCCCAGGATGCTGCCTCTGGTGGACTCGCCACTTCCGGAGCCCCAGATGAAGGAGAACAAACCATCCTGAACCCTCATGAGGCTCAGTCCTGTGGGGTCTCCAGGCCCCCGGACACTCTGTGTGCACGCCTGGACCTTGCTGGGAAAGCCACCACTAATACCAAGGGCCTCGTGTCAGCTGAGGTGACTTTCACCCCAGAGGCCGCCCTGGGCAAGAAGGATGATGTAGGGCCTGGGGCCACCACTTGCAGCCAGGAAGGAGCCCGGGGCTTTGCAACACTCCGGCACACACTGGAGGAGCTGGGGGAGATCTTCCAGCCCATGAGCGCCGAGGAGCAAG CTCAGCTGGCTGCCTCCCAGCCCCGGCTGAGGGAGGCCATGGCCGACCAAAGCAGCTACTTCGTGCGTCTGGGCGACTTGGACCCCAGCTTCCGCCAGCGGGCTTTCGAGCACGCCTTGAGCCACCTGCAGCAAGGCCAGTTCCAGGCCCTGGACGTGCTGGCCCAGCTCGAGGACGCCTTCTGGCTG